In one window of Astyanax mexicanus isolate ESR-SI-001 chromosome 18, AstMex3_surface, whole genome shotgun sequence DNA:
- the LOC107197528 gene encoding B-cell receptor CD22-like gives SGENCWSVIYSERRVCVLEDSSVDFPCTYSYPSGQRVTESYWFYVQPGVDPNDLSKEDQFAGRVEFLGDKERNSTLRIRNVTKNDSGEYRYRFLNDEGRGFSGTPGVILSVTDLQVKMSPSSPSEGQTVTLTCSSTCTLPNNPTYIWYKNGQPVTNKPTRYNKLYLESTSPEDVLQYSCALGGNDEKSLEDITVLIITVGVVIFLAVILITGLVWRCWVIRRKRGAEREADVQTGTPVDDTYTALNPTSMSSDYDTLTVRTVSSSGLYSSLNPATMSSDYDTLTSWE, from the exons TCTGGTGAGAACTGTTGGAGTGTGATCTACTCAGAGAGAAGAGTGTGTGTTCTGGAGGATTCCTCAGTGGACTTTCCCTGCACTTACTCATATCCCAGTGGACAGAGAGTTACTGAATCATACTGGTTTTACGTTCAGCCTGGAGTGGATCCAAATGATCTGAGTAAGGAAGATCAGTTTGCAGGTCGAGTGGAGTTTCTGGGGGATAAAGAGAGAAACTCAACTCTGAGAATCAGAAATGTGACGAAGAATGACTCTGGAGAATATCGGTATCGATTTCTTAATGATGAAGGAAGGGGTTTCTCTGGTACTCCTGGAGTTATTCTGAGTGTTACAG atCTTCAGGTGAAAATGAGTCCCAGCTCTCCATCAGAAGGACAGACAGTAACACTGACctgtagctccacctgcactCTGCCCAACAACCCCACCTACATCTGGTACAAGAACGGACAGCCTGTAACCAACAAACCCACCAGATACAACAAGCTCTACCTGGAGTCAACAAGCCCTGAGGATGTTCTCCAGTATTCCTGTGCTCTAGGAGGTAATg ATGAAAAAAGCCTAGAGGACATCACAGTGTTAATCATCACAGTGGGCGTGGTCATCTTTCTGGCTGTAATCCTGATCACAGGACTGGTGTGGAGGTGTTGGGTGATCAGGAGGAAGAGAGGAGCAGAGAGAGAAGCAGATGTTCAG ACTGGAACCCCTGTAGACGACACTTACACAGCTCTAAACCCCACCAGCATGTCCTCTGATTACGACACTCTGACT GTTAGAACAGTCTCTTCCAGTGGTCTGTACTCCTCCCTGAACCCTGCAACCATGTCCTCTGATTACGACACTCTGACT AGCTGGGAATAA